One genomic window of Candidatus Bathyarchaeia archaeon includes the following:
- a CDS encoding transposase translates to GVKVIYVPARDTSKRCSICGYKTLENTRRRLWCPHCGATLDRDENAARNIAAGGLRFSPNGPPGEAMVEEQEPENTTLILKVDGGKQSQSFDEDLAEP, encoded by the coding sequence AGGAGTGAAGGTAATCTACGTTCCTGCTAGAGACACGTCAAAACGGTGCTCAATATGCGGGTACAAGACCCTAGAGAACACCAGACGAAGACTATGGTGTCCACACTGTGGAGCCACGCTAGACAGGGACGAGAACGCGGCCAGGAACATAGCCGCGGGAGGGCTGAGGTTCAGCCCCAACGGGCCTCCAGGTGAAGCAATGGTAGAGGAACAGGAACCGGAGAACACGACCCTAATCCTCAAAGTCGATGGAGGCAAGCAAAGTCAATCATTCGACGAAGACTTGGCAGAACCTTAG
- a CDS encoding VOC family protein, translating to MPSKAVTDKIKNQAVPALAVHDAEHALAFYAKAFGAKEVSERMPWEGRIGHAEFEIEGARVMLADEFPTYNKSPKTLGGTPVIIHVNVKDVDSFFKRAVAAGVTVLQPIKSEPYGRICKLEDPFGHQWFFNTAPALRK from the coding sequence ATGCCGAGCAAAGCGGTAACTGACAAGATCAAGAATCAGGCCGTGCCAGCATTAGCGGTCCATGATGCTGAGCACGCGCTAGCCTTCTACGCAAAGGCATTCGGTGCAAAGGAGGTTTCTGAGCGGATGCCGTGGGAGGGAAGGATTGGTCACGCGGAGTTTGAGATCGAAGGCGCGCGCGTAATGCTGGCCGATGAGTTCCCGACTTACAACAAGAGTCCTAAGACTCTTGGCGGAACACCTGTCATCATTCATGTCAACGTGAAGGATGTTGATTCGTTTTTCAAACGGGCAGTTGCGGCCGGGGTGACGGTACTTCAGCCCATCAAAAGTGAGCCATATGGAAGAATCTGCAAGCTAGAAGACCCGTTCGGGCACCAGTGGTTCTTCAACACTGCACCTGCCCTGCGCAAATGA